Proteins encoded within one genomic window of Anastrepha ludens isolate Willacy chromosome 4, idAnaLude1.1, whole genome shotgun sequence:
- the LOC128862056 gene encoding angio-associated migratory cell protein, which produces MRENTPPRAKEIEQADGELIEFEDDVPPDDEQELEEISMEELEERFGYTSDESEDDINDKPYGIPERDDAVLTFTKHKRAAFGCALHPSRPLAVTGGEDDRAYVFDVHTCELVYDVTGHKDTVTDVLFSHDGTYLATGDMAGDLYIHKLQENESGGPVTFRRVWEYQMGDMTWLLWHRASNVLLAGSESGEIYMWRIPAGDCKILPASGVRCNAADLAADGKKLFVGYSDGVVKLWDLKSGTVIMEVDEQNPMAHDSAVLCSTCEKESPLYASASINGKILFCTNNGPVGAVETDGSVECIAFSPSNELKLIASGTLKGQIAIWDYGKYTLRTICDHVYVEGEESERYHGGITSLVWLNEHTLVASTIGGIVIAFDARSGARKFILEGHMAEIYAMKYSPQENILLTVSEDHRAKIFNVPPLGD; this is translated from the exons ATGCGTGAGAATACACCCCCACGCGCTAAGGAAATTGAGCAAGCTGACGGGGAGTTAATAGAATTCGAAGACGATGTGCCGCCCGATGATGAACAGGAACTGGAAGAAATTAGCATGGAGGAATTGGAGGAGCGTTTTGGTTATACCTCCGACGAAAGCGAGGATGATATAAATGACAAACCTTACGGAATTCCCGAGCGTGATGATGCCGTTCTAACTTTCACGAAACACAAACGGGCTGCTTTCGGCTGTGCACTACATCCAAGTCGTCCTCTCGCCGTTACAGGAGGTGAAGATGATCGCGCCTATGTTTTTGATGTACACACTTGTGAACTGGTGTATGATGTCACTGGGCACAAAGACACAGTCACAGACGTATTATTTAGTCATGATGGCACATATCTAGCGACTGGTGACATGGCCGGCGATTTGTACATTCATAAGTTACAAGAGAATGAGTCCGGTGGACCGGTGACGTTTCGCAGAGTGTGGGAATACCAAATGGGCGATATGACCTGGTTGCTTTGGCATCGCGCTTCCAATGTGCTGTTAGCGGGCAGCGAAAGTGGTGAAATATATATGTGGCGCATACCGGCTGGAGACTGTAAAATACTGCCTGCTTCTGGAGTACGTTGCAATGCGGCCGACCTGGCGGCCGATGGTAAAAAGCTGTTTGTTGGCTACAGTGATGGTGTGGTCAAGTTGTGGGATTTGAAAAGTGGTACTGTTATTATGGAAGTGGACGAACAAAATCCAATGGCGCATGATTCGGCGGTGTTGTGTTCAACTTGCGAGAAGGAGTCTCCACTGTACGCGTCAGCGTCAATAAACG gaaaaatacttttttgcacCAATAATGGTCCCGTGGGCGCTGTGGAAACAGATGGTTCAGTTGAGTGTATAGCATTCTCGCCTTCTAATGAACTTAAGTTGATTGCCAGCGGCACCCTAAAGGGACAAATTGCCATTTGGGATTATGGGAAGTATACATTGCGCACCATATGTGACCACGTCTATGTGGAGGGGGAGGAGTCTGAAAGATATCATGGAGGCATAACCAG CCTCGTTTGGCTTAATGAGCATACGCTTGTTGCATCGACAATAGGCGGTATTGTGATTGCATTTGATGCGCGTTCAGGTGCGCGCAAATTTATTCTCGAAGGACATATGGCGGAAATCTATGCAATGAAATATAGTCCACAGGAAAACATATTGCTGACAGTATCTGAAGATCACCGGGCGAAAATCTTCAATGTGCCACCgctgggtgattaa